In Temnothorax longispinosus isolate EJ_2023e chromosome 10, Tlon_JGU_v1, whole genome shotgun sequence, a single window of DNA contains:
- the LOC139820802 gene encoding retinol dehydrogenase 14-like, with product MVTFKIRKDEYKNNVGELAIYFLDLRSFKSVKDYAKNLLTNEAAIYILINNAGMAAASPYEKTEDGIETTLQVNHLGHFLLTLLLLPKMQSSSPSCRRVNVSSLAYIFADIDFDDINLERSYALFKSYARSKLANILFTKELADRLRKANIHGINVYCVHSGIIPTEVLWDVNNAVLPNFCFTLERLFLK from the exons ATGGTTACTTTTAAGATAAGAAAggatgaatataaaaataatgtggGTGAGCTTGCGATTTATTTTCTAGATCTACGTAGTTTTAAAAGCGTGAAAGATTATGCTAAGAATTTGCTGACAAACGAAGCAGCTATTTACATACTCATAAATAATGCCGGTATGGCTGCTGCGTCTCCGTACGAGAAGACAGAGGATGGAATTGAGACGACATTACAAGTCAACCATCTTGGCCATTTTCTTTTGACACTTTTGTTACTACCAAAAATGCAATCGTCTTCTCCCAGTTGCAGAAGAGTCAATGTCTCATCACTtgcatatattt TTGCTGACATAGATTTCGATGACATTAATCTGGAGAGATCTTATGCactatttaaaagttatgcaCGAAGCAAACTAGCAAACATTCTGTTCACTAAGGAGCTCGCTGATCGATTGAGAA AGGCAAATATTCACGGAATAAATGTGTACTGTGTACATTCTGGTATTATACCGACTGAAGTATTATGGGATGTCAATAATGCAGTATTaccaaatttttgttttactttgGAACGATtgtttttgaagtga